From a region of the Arachis ipaensis cultivar K30076 chromosome B09, Araip1.1, whole genome shotgun sequence genome:
- the LOC107615081 gene encoding uncharacterized protein LOC107615081, translated as MEGNSIPTTMAMNQNGAQRGRASSRDTQMITTKGNWVEEMRGSLMVVATVIATLTFQIAINPPGGVWQQDSNNQQGCASGNTCKAGTSVLATSSHDKNQRLKYEMFILLCTVSFTASQTVILFLLTGFQLRNRLVMWLLILVMCLSVICLAGAYVISIWMVMKPLDKLINKITWYYALFWVGLVALLCLALLLRFLIWLLKAFFRFLCCC; from the coding sequence ATGGAGGGAAATTCAATACCAACAACTATGGCTATGAACCAGAATGGAGCACAGAGAGGAAGAGCATCATCAAGGGATACCCAAATGATTACAACAAAGGGAAACTGGGTTGAAGAGATGCGAGGTTCTCTAATGGTTGTAGCGACGGTTATTGCAACCCTAACTTTCCAAATTGCAATAAACCCCCCAGGGGGCGTTTGGCAACAGGACTCAAATAACCAACAGGGTTGTGCTTCTGGAAACACCTGCAAAGCTGGCACTTCTGTTTTGGCCACTTCCTCTCATGACAAAAACCAACGCTTGAAATACGAAATGTTCATACTCTTATGCACTGTTTCTTTCACTGCATCACAGACTGTGATTCTTTTTCTGCTTACTGGCTTTCAGCTGCGTAATAGGCTGGTCATGTGGTTGTTGATTCTTGTTATGTGCCTTTCGGTTATTTGCTTGGCTGGGGCTTATGTGATCTCCATTTGGATGGTCATGAAGCCACTTGACAAGTTGATTAACAAAATCACCTGGTATTATGCCTTGTTTTGGGTTGGATTGGTTGCTCTGCTTTGTCTCGCACTCTTGCTTCGCTTTCTCATCTGGCTGCTCAAGGCGTTCTTCCGGTTTTTATGTTGTTGCTAA